The proteins below are encoded in one region of Methylobacillus flagellatus KT:
- the katE gene encoding catalase HPII, translated as MKNKTEKVKSQLAGSTAPDKKNTTAKTRDLESYKSDATGQPLRTNQGVKIADNKNSLRAGSRGPSLLEDFILREKITHFDHERIPERIVHARGVGAHGYFESYADHSSLTKAGFLGEKGKQTPVFVRFSTVQGPRGSADTVRDVRGFAIKFYTEEGNFDLVGNNIPVFFIQDAIKFPDFVHAVKPEPHNEIPTGASAHDTFWDFVSLQPESAHAVIWAMSDRAIPRSLRAMQGFGVHTFRLINAKGVAKFVKFIWTPKQGVLSLVWDEAQKIAGKDPDFHRRDLGESIELGNYPEWEFGVQIIDEQDEHSFDFDILDPTKIVPEELVPITPLGKLVLNRNPDNFFAETEQIAFCPGHIVPGLDFSNDPLLQGRLFSYTDTQLSRLGGPNFHEIPINKPVCPFHNNQRDALHRTTIHKGQAAYEPNSIDGGWPQETPPAAKDGGFESYYERIDAHKVRERSASFKDHFSQPRLFYKSLSATEQLHIAEAYSFELGKVKRQHIRERVVNEILSNIDLGLAGTVAQKLGIPAPKKPTIKVPEPSLKQSSALSQMKLTPQDLQGKKIAALVFDGLSAKAIRPLLDWAQQHSIALQLLGPTSAPVKTSEGKSLAVDGSIKGEPSILFDAAIVPDIPTDHTALLDNGQAVHFILETFKHLKPLALTGPGASLIKALHLEEDAGLLQAKDFSAVREQFERALLAHRVWEREKKAERIPA; from the coding sequence ATGAAGAACAAAACGGAGAAAGTCAAAAGCCAACTGGCAGGGTCAACCGCTCCAGACAAGAAAAACACCACTGCAAAAACGCGCGATCTAGAGTCGTACAAGTCGGATGCCACCGGGCAGCCACTGAGGACCAATCAGGGCGTCAAGATTGCAGACAACAAGAACTCCCTGCGTGCCGGCAGCCGTGGGCCCTCCCTGCTGGAAGACTTCATTCTCAGGGAGAAGATTACCCATTTTGATCATGAGCGCATCCCGGAACGAATCGTCCATGCACGTGGCGTCGGCGCCCATGGTTATTTTGAATCCTATGCCGACCACTCTTCACTCACCAAGGCGGGATTCCTCGGCGAAAAAGGCAAGCAAACCCCGGTCTTCGTCAGGTTTTCCACCGTCCAGGGCCCCAGGGGCTCTGCCGACACGGTACGGGACGTGCGCGGCTTTGCCATCAAGTTTTATACCGAGGAGGGCAACTTCGACCTCGTAGGCAATAATATTCCCGTTTTTTTTATCCAGGATGCCATCAAGTTTCCCGACTTCGTCCATGCGGTCAAGCCCGAGCCTCACAATGAGATCCCGACGGGCGCCAGCGCCCACGACACCTTCTGGGATTTTGTTTCGCTACAGCCGGAGTCGGCGCATGCCGTCATCTGGGCCATGTCCGACCGTGCCATTCCCAGGAGCTTGCGCGCCATGCAGGGATTTGGCGTCCATACCTTCAGGCTCATCAATGCCAAGGGCGTTGCCAAGTTCGTCAAGTTCATCTGGACCCCGAAGCAGGGGGTGCTGTCGCTGGTATGGGATGAAGCGCAGAAGATCGCGGGCAAGGATCCCGACTTCCACCGGCGCGACCTGGGCGAATCCATTGAGCTCGGCAATTATCCTGAATGGGAATTCGGCGTGCAGATCATTGACGAACAAGACGAGCACAGCTTCGATTTCGACATCCTCGACCCCACCAAGATCGTGCCCGAAGAACTGGTTCCGATCACGCCGCTGGGCAAGCTGGTACTGAATCGCAACCCGGATAATTTTTTTGCCGAGACCGAGCAAATCGCCTTTTGCCCCGGGCACATCGTGCCCGGCCTGGACTTCAGCAACGATCCGCTCCTGCAAGGCCGTCTGTTCTCTTACACGGATACTCAGCTGAGCCGGCTGGGCGGACCCAATTTCCATGAAATCCCCATCAACAAGCCGGTATGCCCTTTCCACAACAACCAGCGGGACGCATTGCACAGAACGACGATACACAAGGGCCAGGCTGCCTACGAGCCTAACTCGATCGACGGAGGCTGGCCGCAGGAAACGCCGCCAGCAGCCAAGGATGGCGGCTTCGAGAGCTACTACGAGCGCATCGATGCACACAAGGTCAGGGAAAGGTCGGCGTCGTTCAAGGACCATTTCTCCCAACCCAGGCTTTTTTACAAGAGCTTGAGCGCCACGGAACAACTACACATTGCAGAGGCTTACAGCTTCGAGCTGGGCAAGGTCAAGAGGCAACATATCCGGGAAAGAGTCGTCAACGAGATCCTGTCCAATATCGACCTGGGCCTGGCAGGCACCGTTGCGCAGAAGCTGGGCATTCCGGCGCCCAAGAAACCGACCATCAAGGTGCCCGAACCCAGCCTGAAGCAATCGTCGGCGCTGAGCCAGATGAAGCTGACTCCCCAGGACCTGCAGGGGAAGAAAATCGCGGCACTGGTGTTCGACGGCTTGTCCGCCAAGGCCATCCGCCCGCTGCTTGACTGGGCACAACAGCACAGCATCGCGCTACAGCTTCTTGGCCCCACTTCTGCGCCAGTCAAGACCAGCGAGGGAAAATCGTTGGCGGTGGATGGCTCAATCAAGGGAGAACCCTCGATTTTGTTCGACGCGGCGATAGTACCGGATATCCCGACGGACCATACGGCGCTACTAGACAATGGACAAGCCGTGCACTTCATCCTCGAAACATTCAAGCACCTGAAGCCGCTGGCACTGACCGGGCCAGGCGCGAGCCTGATAAAAGCACTTCATCTGGAGGAAGATGCGGGCTTGTTGCAGGCCAAGGATTTCAGTGCAGTACGCGAGCAGTTCGAGCGCGCCTTGCTGGCTCATCGTGTATGGGAGCGGGAAAAGAAGGCCGAACGCATCCCGGCATGA
- a CDS encoding DUF2721 domain-containing protein, translated as MLPVPDVLNVANVANVIQLAVAPAFLLTGSGAMLGVMAGRLARVVDRFRELHESGGWDHAQKSQEMHRLLRRSRWIHRAISLTSLAALLVCVVIATLFAAAEVGWNPSRIVSLLFICAMGSLVFGLLCFLREIALSTDIMEDVRTREGGR; from the coding sequence ATGCTGCCTGTGCCTGATGTGCTGAATGTCGCCAACGTGGCCAACGTCATCCAGCTGGCGGTGGCGCCCGCCTTCCTGCTCACGGGGAGCGGCGCCATGCTGGGCGTGATGGCGGGCCGTCTGGCCCGCGTTGTCGACCGCTTCCGCGAATTGCACGAATCCGGCGGCTGGGACCATGCGCAGAAATCCCAGGAAATGCATAGGCTGCTCAGGCGCTCGCGCTGGATACACCGGGCGATTTCCCTGACCTCGCTGGCAGCCTTGCTTGTCTGCGTGGTGATTGCCACTTTGTTCGCGGCGGCGGAAGTCGGTTGGAACCCGTCGCGCATTGTTTCCCTGCTGTTCATTTGTGCCATGGGCTCGCTGGTGTTTGGGCTGCTTTGTTTTCTGCGCGAAATCGCGCTTTCCACTGATATCATGGAGGATGTGCGCACCCGCGAAGGTGGCAGATGA
- the clsB gene encoding cardiolipin synthase ClsB, which produces MRWESGNRITLLRNGTEFFPALAASIEAAQHEIHLQTYIYELDATGAMIGEKLKAAAARGVAVHLLLDGFGSRKLPPEYVLEMEAFGVKVMFYRPKISPWSFKRNRLRRLHRKVSVFDGQHAYVGGINIIDDMNVPSNLDAPRVDYAVRVDGPLVLSIHASVRNLWRRLAWMHLREVSAYPNLPAPPFITNGMRAAFVVRDNVLHRRDIERAYLKAIGKARVDIIIASAYFVPGKKFRQALIEAAKRGVRVRLLLQGRMEYWLMFATHEVYGLFLRHGIEIYEYRASFMHSKVAVVDSRWATVGSSNLDPFSLMLAREANIMVQDKRFNAELKADLEKAIAEKSVQVRPEDWSRRHVFKCAFSWIVYVVVRLMIGLVGSKEKH; this is translated from the coding sequence ATGCGCTGGGAATCCGGCAACCGCATCACCCTGCTCCGCAACGGTACCGAGTTCTTCCCGGCACTGGCGGCTTCCATCGAGGCTGCGCAGCATGAAATCCATCTCCAGACCTATATTTACGAACTGGATGCCACCGGTGCCATGATAGGCGAGAAACTCAAGGCGGCCGCTGCGCGTGGCGTGGCCGTCCATCTCCTGCTGGACGGCTTCGGCAGCCGCAAGCTGCCGCCGGAATACGTGCTCGAGATGGAAGCCTTCGGCGTCAAGGTCATGTTCTACCGCCCGAAGATTTCACCGTGGTCATTCAAGCGTAATCGCTTGCGTCGCCTGCATCGCAAGGTCTCGGTGTTCGACGGGCAGCATGCCTATGTCGGCGGCATCAACATCATCGACGACATGAACGTGCCGAGCAACCTTGATGCACCCCGCGTCGATTATGCCGTTCGCGTCGACGGGCCATTGGTGCTGAGCATCCATGCCAGCGTGCGCAACCTGTGGCGGCGACTGGCCTGGATGCACTTGCGCGAAGTTTCGGCCTATCCCAACCTGCCTGCGCCGCCATTCATCACGAACGGGATGCGTGCGGCCTTCGTCGTGCGCGATAACGTGCTGCATCGCCGGGATATCGAGCGCGCCTACCTCAAGGCCATTGGCAAGGCGCGGGTCGATATCATCATTGCCAGCGCCTATTTCGTGCCGGGCAAGAAGTTTCGCCAGGCGCTGATCGAAGCTGCCAAGCGCGGCGTGCGCGTACGCCTGCTGTTGCAGGGACGCATGGAATACTGGCTCATGTTCGCGACACACGAAGTTTATGGCCTGTTCCTGCGCCATGGCATTGAGATTTACGAGTATCGCGCCAGCTTCATGCACAGTAAGGTGGCGGTAGTGGATAGTCGTTGGGCCACCGTGGGTTCCTCCAACCTTGACCCATTTAGCCTGATGCTGGCCCGCGAGGCCAACATCATGGTGCAGGACAAACGCTTCAATGCCGAGCTGAAGGCGGACTTGGAAAAGGCGATTGCGGAAAAGTCCGTGCAGGTGCGTCCGGAAGACTGGTCTCGGCGACATGTCTTCAAGTGTGCATTCTCATGGATCGTGTATGTCGTCGTGAGGCTCATGATTGGCTTGGTCGGCTCCAAGGAGAAACATTGA
- a CDS encoding endonuclease/exonuclease/phosphatase family protein: MQSVIRIATFNIHKGVTSFNARFALHEQRELIRKLQADVVFLQEVRDQHIKHSRRFSAWPLAGQVEFLADAVWSDYAYGKNSVYPAGHHGNALLSKYPIVKYENIDISAHQSEQRGMLHGEIAVPGWHQPLHCICVHLGLFAGWRRKQIAILRKQIEEVVPKDAPLVIAGDFNDWSMSAGRELVHGLHLQEVFEHHSGGKPARSFPSFLPLFRLDRIYVRGFHVRHVEVHAGPQFMKVSDHAALTAVLSRI, translated from the coding sequence TTGCAGAGCGTCATCCGGATTGCCACTTTCAACATCCATAAGGGCGTGACCAGTTTCAACGCCCGTTTTGCGCTGCACGAACAACGCGAGCTGATCCGCAAGCTGCAGGCCGATGTTGTCTTCCTGCAGGAAGTGCGTGACCAGCACATCAAGCATAGCCGCCGCTTCAGCGCCTGGCCGCTGGCCGGGCAGGTGGAGTTTCTCGCCGATGCCGTCTGGAGCGATTATGCCTACGGCAAGAACTCGGTCTATCCCGCCGGGCATCACGGTAATGCCCTGCTGTCCAAATACCCCATCGTCAAGTACGAAAATATTGACATTTCCGCTCACCAAAGCGAGCAGCGCGGCATGCTGCATGGCGAGATTGCGGTGCCGGGCTGGCATCAGCCATTGCACTGCATCTGTGTGCACCTTGGCCTCTTTGCGGGATGGCGCCGCAAGCAGATTGCCATCTTGCGCAAGCAGATCGAGGAAGTGGTGCCCAAGGATGCGCCGCTGGTGATTGCGGGGGACTTCAACGACTGGAGCATGAGCGCAGGGCGCGAGCTGGTACATGGCCTGCATCTGCAGGAAGTGTTCGAGCATCATAGCGGCGGCAAGCCTGCGCGCAGCTTCCCATCGTTTCTGCCGCTATTCAGGCTGGATCGCATCTATGTGCGTGGTTTCCATGTGCGGCATGTCGAGGTGCATGCCGGGCCGCAATTCATGAAGGTCTCCGACCATGCTGCCCTGACGGCCGTGCTCTCGAGGATATGA
- the nadA gene encoding quinolinate synthase NadA, with protein sequence MQATLETTERPANTLTAAPIKFERFQAAQEAELQARIIAAKKKLGNRLVILGHHYQQESVYRHADYTGDSLKLSRFAAETDAEYIVFLGVHFMAEVADILSRPEQISILPDLSAGCSMADMANLAKVERSRRELAKVLDFDATITPITYINSAADLKAFCGEHGGIVCTSTNATKIIEWGFRQREKVLFFPDQNLGRWSGYKMGIPLEQMPVWDPDLPMGGLTEAQIKNAKILLWKGHCAVHQMFREQNITRFRAEHPDGIVISHPESPFEVCLNSDYVGSTEYILKTVSEAPAGTRWLVGTELNLVNRLAEQMKPQGKIVQFMSHVICECSTMARIDPQHLAWTLENLAEGNVVNRIKVPEHEAELARLTLQRMLDAS encoded by the coding sequence ATGCAAGCAACTCTAGAGACAACAGAACGACCAGCCAATACGCTGACCGCCGCGCCGATCAAGTTCGAGCGTTTCCAGGCGGCGCAGGAGGCCGAGCTGCAGGCACGCATCATTGCCGCCAAGAAAAAGCTCGGCAACCGGCTGGTGATCCTCGGTCACCATTATCAGCAGGAAAGCGTATATCGCCATGCGGATTACACTGGCGACTCGCTCAAACTCTCGCGCTTCGCTGCCGAGACGGATGCCGAATACATCGTGTTTCTCGGCGTGCACTTCATGGCCGAAGTGGCGGACATCCTCTCTCGTCCCGAGCAGATTTCCATCCTGCCTGACCTTTCCGCTGGCTGCTCCATGGCCGACATGGCCAATCTGGCCAAGGTGGAACGCTCGCGCCGCGAACTGGCCAAGGTACTGGATTTTGACGCCACCATCACGCCGATCACCTATATCAATTCCGCCGCCGACCTCAAGGCGTTCTGCGGCGAGCATGGCGGCATCGTCTGCACCTCGACCAACGCCACCAAGATCATCGAGTGGGGGTTCAGGCAGCGCGAGAAAGTACTGTTCTTCCCCGACCAGAACCTGGGCCGCTGGTCCGGTTACAAAATGGGCATCCCGCTGGAGCAGATGCCGGTATGGGATCCTGACCTGCCGATGGGCGGCCTGACGGAAGCGCAGATCAAGAATGCCAAGATTTTGCTGTGGAAGGGCCATTGCGCCGTGCACCAGATGTTCCGCGAGCAGAACATCACGCGCTTCCGCGCCGAGCATCCCGATGGCATCGTGATTTCGCACCCGGAATCGCCGTTCGAAGTCTGCCTCAATTCCGATTACGTCGGCTCCACGGAATACATCCTGAAAACCGTCAGCGAGGCGCCTGCCGGTACGCGTTGGCTGGTAGGCACCGAGCTCAATCTGGTGAATCGCCTGGCCGAGCAGATGAAGCCGCAGGGCAAGATCGTCCAGTTCATGTCGCATGTGATCTGCGAATGCTCCACCATGGCGCGTATCGATCCACAGCACCTGGCGTGGACACTGGAAAACCTCGCGGAAGGCAACGTGGTCAACCGTATCAAGGTGCCGGAGCACGAGGCAGAGTTGGCCCGCCTGACACTGCAACGCATGCTGGACGCATCCTGA
- the nudB gene encoding dihydroneopterin triphosphate diphosphatase — MNSQPPVYKTPVSVLVLVHTRDLQVLIMERADKAGFWQSVTGSLERLPNGELEQPVDAAIRELKEETGLDAADYKLVDWHCAHVYEIYPHWRFRYAPGVTQNTEHIFGLELPAPVAVQLAPREHVAYEWVDWREAAKRVFSWTNVEALRKLGERNNLTL; from the coding sequence GTGAATAGCCAACCACCGGTATACAAGACGCCAGTTTCAGTCTTGGTGCTGGTGCATACCAGGGATTTGCAGGTGCTCATCATGGAGCGAGCGGACAAGGCTGGATTCTGGCAATCGGTGACTGGTAGCCTGGAAAGGCTGCCGAATGGTGAACTGGAGCAGCCAGTGGATGCGGCAATCCGCGAGTTGAAGGAAGAAACCGGCCTTGATGCGGCAGATTACAAGCTGGTGGACTGGCATTGCGCGCATGTGTACGAAATCTACCCGCACTGGCGCTTTCGCTATGCGCCCGGGGTGACGCAAAATACCGAGCATATATTCGGGTTGGAATTACCTGCCCCTGTCGCTGTCCAACTCGCTCCGCGTGAGCATGTGGCTTACGAGTGGGTGGACTGGCGCGAGGCGGCGAAACGTGTATTCTCATGGACAAATGTCGAGGCCCTGCGCAAGTTGGGTGAACGCAACAACTTAACATTGTGA
- a CDS encoding adenine phosphoribosyltransferase — protein sequence MNIKSLIRTIPDYPKPGIQFRDITTLLKDASGLRQVVDALVERYAGAKVDKVVGIESRGFIVGAAVAYELGVGFVPVRKKGKLPGDVLGHDYALEYGTDRVEIHSDAISPDEHVLLLDDLIATGGTAEAAAILIEKLGGHVLECAFIIGLPDLGGERKLRVLGYKTFSLCQFEDSE from the coding sequence ATGAATATCAAGTCGCTCATCCGCACCATCCCCGACTATCCCAAGCCCGGCATCCAGTTCCGCGACATCACCACGCTGCTCAAGGATGCTAGTGGCTTGCGGCAGGTGGTGGATGCATTGGTTGAACGCTATGCGGGTGCCAAGGTCGACAAAGTGGTGGGCATCGAGTCGCGCGGTTTCATTGTCGGCGCAGCAGTGGCATACGAGCTCGGTGTCGGCTTCGTGCCGGTGCGCAAGAAGGGCAAGCTGCCGGGCGACGTGCTGGGCCATGACTATGCCCTGGAATATGGTACTGACCGTGTGGAGATCCACAGCGATGCCATCAGCCCGGATGAACACGTATTGTTGCTGGATGACCTGATTGCCACTGGCGGTACTGCGGAAGCGGCTGCGATATTGATTGAGAAACTCGGCGGCCATGTGCTGGAGTGTGCATTCATCATCGGCTTGCCCGATCTGGGCGGTGAACGGAAATTGCGTGTATTGGGCTACAAGACATTCAGCCTGTGCCAGTTCGAGGACAGTGAGTGA
- the aspS gene encoding aspartate--tRNA ligase yields the protein MRTHYCGHLNREHIGQTVTLCGWAHRRRDHGGVIFIDLRDREGMAQIVIDPDTPEAFKIAESVRNEFVLKVVCKVRARPEGTVNLNIPTGEVEMLASEIEILNPSLTPPFMLDDDNLSEMVRLEHRYIDLRRPAMQKNLMLRYRVAKVLRDQLDSQGFIEVETPMLTRSTPEGARDYLVPSRVHHGQFFALPQSPQLFKQLLMVSGFDRYFQITKCFRDEDLRADRQPEFTQVDIETSFLNEEEIMTIVEGMIRTMFKQVQDIDLPNPFPRISFAEAMNRYGSDKPDMRVTLEITELTDVMKDVDFKVFAGAANSAGGRVAAIRVPNGAALSRSEIDAYTEFVKIYGAKGLAYIKVNDASKLNEEGLQSPIVKNIHEPALKAIIERTGAQSGDIVFFGADKAKIVNEALGALRTKIGHEKGHVDGRAWAPLWVVDFPMFEHDEENDRWVALHHPFTSPKDGHEDLLASNPGAALSKAYDMVLNGWEVGGGSVRIHKQEVQSKVFDALKISKEEAQEKFGFLLDALQYGAPPHGGLAFGLDRLVTLMAGAESIRDVIAFPKTQRAQCLMTKAPNEVDEKQLRELHIRVRQQNPAA from the coding sequence ATGCGTACTCATTACTGCGGTCACCTGAACCGTGAACACATTGGCCAGACCGTCACCCTTTGTGGCTGGGCACACCGCCGCCGCGACCATGGCGGTGTGATTTTCATCGATTTGCGTGACCGCGAAGGCATGGCCCAAATCGTCATCGACCCTGATACGCCCGAGGCGTTCAAGATTGCGGAATCGGTACGCAATGAGTTCGTGCTCAAGGTGGTATGCAAGGTGCGTGCGCGCCCCGAGGGCACCGTCAACCTCAATATCCCGACCGGCGAAGTCGAAATGCTGGCCAGCGAGATCGAGATTCTCAATCCGTCGTTGACGCCGCCGTTCATGCTTGACGACGACAACCTGTCCGAGATGGTGCGCCTGGAGCATCGGTACATCGACTTGCGCCGGCCCGCGATGCAGAAGAACCTCATGCTGCGTTACCGCGTTGCCAAGGTATTGCGCGATCAGCTCGACAGCCAGGGCTTCATTGAGGTCGAGACGCCGATGCTGACCCGCTCGACACCGGAAGGCGCGCGCGACTACCTCGTGCCTTCGCGCGTGCATCATGGCCAGTTCTTTGCCTTGCCGCAATCGCCGCAACTGTTCAAGCAACTGCTCATGGTGTCCGGCTTCGACCGCTATTTCCAGATCACCAAGTGCTTCCGCGATGAGGACTTGCGTGCCGACCGCCAGCCGGAATTCACCCAAGTGGATATCGAAACCTCCTTCCTCAATGAGGAAGAGATCATGACCATCGTCGAAGGCATGATCCGCACCATGTTCAAGCAGGTGCAGGATATCGACCTGCCCAACCCGTTCCCGCGCATTTCGTTTGCCGAGGCAATGAACCGCTACGGCTCCGACAAGCCCGATATGCGCGTGACGCTGGAAATTACCGAATTGACCGACGTCATGAAGGACGTCGACTTCAAGGTGTTCGCCGGCGCGGCCAATTCCGCAGGCGGCCGCGTGGCGGCCATCCGCGTTCCTAACGGCGCCGCATTGTCCCGCAGCGAGATCGACGCCTATACCGAATTCGTCAAGATCTACGGCGCCAAGGGCCTGGCCTACATCAAGGTCAACGATGCAAGCAAATTGAACGAGGAAGGTCTGCAAAGCCCCATCGTCAAGAACATCCACGAACCCGCGCTCAAGGCCATCATCGAGCGTACCGGCGCACAAAGCGGCGATATCGTCTTCTTCGGCGCCGACAAGGCCAAGATCGTCAACGAGGCATTGGGGGCATTGCGCACCAAGATCGGCCATGAAAAGGGCCACGTCGACGGCCGCGCCTGGGCACCTTTGTGGGTGGTGGATTTCCCCATGTTCGAACACGACGAGGAAAACGACCGCTGGGTCGCCCTGCACCACCCGTTCACCAGTCCCAAGGACGGCCACGAGGACCTGCTGGCCAGCAACCCCGGCGCGGCTTTGTCCAAGGCTTACGACATGGTGCTGAACGGCTGGGAAGTCGGTGGCGGTTCCGTGCGTATCCACAAGCAGGAAGTACAGTCCAAGGTGTTCGACGCGCTCAAGATCAGCAAGGAAGAAGCCCAGGAGAAATTCGGCTTCCTGCTCGACGCATTGCAATACGGCGCGCCACCGCATGGCGGCCTCGCCTTCGGCCTCGACCGCCTGGTGACCTTGATGGCGGGCGCGGAATCTATCCGCGACGTGATCGCCTTCCCCAAGACCCAGCGTGCGCAGTGCCTGATGACCAAGGCACCGAACGAGGTGGATGAGAAACAGCTACGCGAGCTACATATTCGCGTGCGCCAGCAGAACCCTGCTGCTTAA
- a CDS encoding DUF502 domain-containing protein, translating into MKSYFITGLLVLVPLCITIWVLSTLIGLMDQSLLLLPESWRPEAQFGRAIPGIGAILTLLIVFVTGLIATNFFGRRIIQFWEALLARVPVVKSIYYSVKQVSDTLFSDSGQAFRKALLVQYPRQGSWTIGFLTGQPGGDVANYLEGEYVSVYVPTTPNPTSGFFLMMPKADVVELDMSVDEALKYIISMGVVAPASKSKS; encoded by the coding sequence ATGAAAAGCTACTTTATTACCGGCCTGCTGGTGCTGGTGCCGCTGTGCATCACTATCTGGGTGCTGAGCACCTTGATCGGCCTGATGGACCAGAGCCTGCTGCTGCTGCCGGAATCCTGGCGCCCCGAAGCGCAATTCGGCCGGGCCATTCCCGGCATCGGCGCCATCCTTACCCTGCTGATCGTGTTCGTCACCGGCTTGATCGCGACCAACTTCTTCGGCCGCCGCATCATCCAGTTCTGGGAAGCCTTGCTGGCACGCGTGCCGGTGGTCAAGTCCATCTACTACAGCGTCAAGCAGGTGTCCGACACCCTGTTTTCCGATTCGGGCCAGGCATTCCGCAAGGCATTGCTGGTGCAATACCCACGCCAGGGAAGCTGGACCATTGGCTTCCTCACCGGGCAGCCCGGCGGCGACGTGGCAAACTACCTCGAGGGCGAGTATGTGAGCGTTTACGTGCCGACAACGCCCAACCCGACTTCCGGCTTCTTCCTCATGATGCCCAAGGCAGACGTGGTTGAGCTCGACATGAGCGTGGATGAAGCGCTGAAATACATTATTTCCATGGGTGTGGTGGCTCCGGCCAGCAAGTCAAAATCCTGA
- a CDS encoding FmdB family zinc ribbon protein — translation MPIYDYQCTSCGHKAELMRKVSEAGTTACPACAKETFEKQVSAPSFQLNGTGWYATDFKGSSPAKKSEESAPAASCGAGCACH, via the coding sequence ATGCCTATTTACGATTATCAATGCACCAGTTGCGGCCACAAGGCCGAGCTCATGCGCAAGGTCAGCGAAGCCGGTACCACGGCATGTCCTGCATGCGCAAAGGAAACCTTTGAAAAGCAAGTATCCGCACCCAGCTTCCAGCTGAACGGCACGGGATGGTATGCGACCGACTTCAAGGGCAGCAGCCCGGCGAAGAAATCCGAAGAGTCCGCGCCTGCCGCTTCCTGTGGCGCTGGCTGCGCTTGTCATTGA